CTTTGCATCGTCGGTGAACTTGCTCTTGCGGATCAGGGTCAGCGGGCTCGCCACCGTGCGGGTGGGATCGGAGACCGCCACGCCGACGGTCTTCTCGCCCAGGTCCAGGCCCACCAGCGCCCCGTAGCGGGGGAGGAGGGCGGGCAGTTCGGTGAGATCGACGACGGCCATGGGCTTCCATAGCGGTCGTGACGATGGACGCAATGATTGCCTAGACTGGCCAGATGACCGATCATCGACACATGCACGGTGCCAAGGTCCTGGTCTGCGCACCCGAGGGCGGGCCGGTGCGCACGGACCGCGACGCCATGGACCTCGTGGCGCTGGGCCTGGAGCAAGCCGCCGACTGGGTGGCGGTTCCCGTCGAGAGGCTGGGCGACGACTTCTTCGTGCTCTCGACTCGCATCGCGGGCGAGGTGATCCAGAAGTTCGTGAACTACCGGACCAGGCTGGCGGTGGTAGGCGATATATCGCCCCACCTGGCCAACAGCACGGCGCTGCGCGACTTCGTCTACGAGTCCAATCGCGGCCGTCACGTGTGGTTCGTGGCGAGCCTGGAGGAGCTGGAAGGCCGCCTGGCGTCCGGCTGAGGCGAGGGATCACTTGTCAAAGGCGGGCGCGCACGGCTAGGGCAAGCCTCTGAGATTGAGGAGGGCCCCATGGCCATCGACGCCGCGACCGTCC
This genomic stretch from Phenylobacterium sp. LH3H17 harbors:
- a CDS encoding DUF4180 domain-containing protein, giving the protein MTDHRHMHGAKVLVCAPEGGPVRTDRDAMDLVALGLEQAADWVAVPVERLGDDFFVLSTRIAGEVIQKFVNYRTRLAVVGDISPHLANSTALRDFVYESNRGRHVWFVASLEELEGRLASG